A window of Lagenorhynchus albirostris chromosome 11, mLagAlb1.1, whole genome shotgun sequence contains these coding sequences:
- the GSG1 gene encoding germ cell-specific gene 1 protein — MSNSSQLTQNVCLTRKMELPKAFSDLWTCLSAFLNMLSRSLSTASLLSNYWFVGIQKVPKPLCGKGLPAKCFDVPLRLDGSSTNVSSLEVVQYSWETGDDRFTSHAFGSGMWLSYEEIMQDPALLQLQSRKQFRALQPSGTSGAKGERCRSFLELTPPTERGEKGLLESATLQDPCHPSLRFGGKRLMEKAFVPHLPLGLGANPTAITGSPIRLHRTGTHQLPPPTDGLAIHGAPRLWPQAEELPSCFLCRPSGDGGPYDVVTSLPSNGRLGSRTLEAPCLELRPGLLVARPGVPSPAAWRQLSPPSTHTPG, encoded by the exons ATGAGCAATTCCTCTCAGCTGACTCAAAATGTTTGTCTCACCCGGAAG ATGGAGCTCCCGAAGGCCTTTTCTGACCTATGGACATGCCTATCTGCCTTCCTCAACATGCTGTCACGCAGCCTTTCCACAGCATCCCTGCTCAGCAACTACTGGTTTGTGGGCATACAGAAGGTGCCCAAGCCCCTGTGCGGGAAAGGTCTGCCAGCCAAGTGCTTTGATGTGCCACTGCGCTTGGATGGGAGCAGCACAAATGTATCATCTCTGGAGGTGGTGCAGTACAGCTGGGAGACTGGGGATGACCGCTTCACCTCCCATGCCTTCGGGAGTGGCATGTGGCTCTCCTATGAGGAAATCATGCAAGACCCAG CACTGCTCCAACTCCAGTCCCGGAAACAGTTTAGAGCCCTGCAGCCCAGTGGTACATCAGGAGCAAAAG GGGAGAGGTGCCGAAGTTTCCTTGAACTCACACCACCAACCGAGAGAGGTGAGAAAGGATTACTGGAATCTGCCACGTTGCAAGACCCATGTCACCCCTCTCTCCGATTTGGAGGGAAGCGGTTGATGGAGAAGGCTTTTGTCCCCCACCTTCCCTTGGGGCTTGGGGCAA ATCCTACGGCTATCACTGGGAGTCCGATTCGCCTCCATCGGACTGGGACTCATCAGCTTCCTCCTCCTACTGATGGACTTGCTATTCACGGGGCACCCCGGCTGTGGCCTCAGGCTGA GGAACTGCCTTCCTGTTTCCTCTGTAGGCCTTCTGGGGATGGTGGGCCATATGATGTAGTCACAAGCCTTCCAAGCAACGGCCGACTTGGGTCCAGAACACTGGAGGCCCCATGCTTGGAATTACGGCCGGGCCTTTTAGTAG CACGGCCTGGGGTTCCTTCACCTGCTGCATGGCGTCAGCTGTCACCACCTTCAACACATACACCCGGCTAG